GTCTCCGGCTCCGCGGCCTGCGAGAATGGGGGCGATCGCGACGGGTTCGCCGGCTCGCCTCGGACGCGGGCCTGCTGATGCAGGACATCGGCAAGAGCGGCGACTGCGTCAACGTCTATCCGCCCAACCCACTTTCGGAAGCCTGGAGCGACGCCCGCAGCCGGGGGGCGCGGGTGCACACCAACTCCTGGGGCGGCGGCTTCAACCTCTACGGCGGCGACAGCCAGGCCATCGACTCGTTCATGTGGGACAACCAGGACTTCCTGATCCTCTACGCCGCCGGCAACGAGGGGCCCGGTGAGGGCACCTTGGGCATCTACTCCAACGCCAAGAACTCGGTGACCGTGGGGGCCTCGGGCAACGGCTCGTCCCGGGAGAGCCTGTACTCCGCCTCGAGTCGAGGGCCCGCCGGCGATGGCCGGATGCTGCCCGACCTGACCGCTCCGGCGGCAGGGGTCTCCTCGGCCCGCAGTGGCACCTCCTGTGGCTGGACCTCCAAGTGGGGCACCTCCATGGCCACCCCCGCGGTGGCCGGGACAGCGGCGCTGGCCCGGGAGTATTTCGTCCGGGGCTTTTACCCCACGGGGGCGGAGACGGTCGCCGACGGCTTCGAGCCCGGCGCGGCGCTGGTCAAGGCCACGCTGTTGATCTCGGCGCGGGAGATGACCGGCTCGGGGGGCGGTGGCTCGCGGCCCAACAACAACCAGGGCTTCGGCCGGCTGACCCTCGACGACGCTCTGGGGTTCGAGGGGGAGGATGCCGCGACGCGGCTGACGGTGCTCGACGACCGAGACATGAGCACGGGGCCGGCGACTCCGGGGGCGGTGGGCAGTTTCCAGCTCGACCTGCCCCGGGCCGGCGACCTGCGGGTGATGCTGGTGTGGACCGATGCACCGGGGTCTTCTTTTGCGGGCAAGGCACAGGTCAACGCCCTGGATCTCGAGGTGGAGCTGGCCGACGGCAGCCTCTATGCCGGCAACCAGGGCTTCAGTGGGGGCTGGACCACCACCACCGCTACCGCGCGCGATCGGCTGAACGACAAGGAAGCGGTTTACCTCCGGTTCCTCGCCGCCCAGACGGCGACGATTCGCGTGGTGGCCCATGCCCGCGGCGACGTGGCTGCCCATCCCCAGGATTACGCCCTGGTGGTGGTCTCACCGGCCTCGCCCACGGGCTGCGATGCGCCACTCCCCGACGGCGTGGGCAACAGCGTCAGCCACGAGAAGAGCGGCGGCGAGCTGCTGGCGTCGTGGGCCGACCGGGGCGCGGATCACTACGTGGTCTACCGGGGCGAGAGTCCCGACTTCATGAACGCCTCGCCACCCCCCTACCAGGATGCGGTCACCGACGAGGATGCCGCCCGCCCCGGCGAGCAGTGGACCGACGCCGGCGCCCTGGGCGACGGGCAGGCCCACTACTACCTCTACGCCTGAGTCAACGCCTGCGGCGACGAGGCGCCCTGAAGCCGGCCCACGGGCGCCGTCCACGCCGAGGCCACGCCACTGACCTGCGCGTCGTCCTCCCACGCGGGACTGCACCACCGTCCCCCTCCCGCCGGTGCGTCCCCGCCCCGGTATCCACCGGAAGGAATCGATCACCGCGCCATCTCACGCCGAGGCGCTCGAGGCCTGGAAGGGCGTGGAACTTGACGCTGACTTCGCCCGCAGTATAATTACAGTGTAATTACGGAATGAGCATGTGCGGACTGACCTTCGTTTGGGACGAGCGAAAGAACGTCCAGAACAAGAGAAAACACGGCGTCAGCTTCGAGGAAGCACAGTCTGTCTTTTTCGACGACAACGCTCTGGAGTTCTCCGACCCGGATCACTCCGGGGACGAGGAGCGATTCCTTCTTATCGGCAGGAGCTATCGTCTCCGTGTCCTCCTGGTGTGCCATTGTTTTCGTGAGAATGACGGTGAGATACGCATCATTTCCGCACGTCGCGCTACGGCAAAGGAGCGAGGCGTCTATGTAAGGGACAGACGATGAGAAAAGAGTACGATCTGTCGAAGATGAAGGGGCGCAAGAATCCCTACTCGAAGCGGCTCAAGAAGCAGGTCACGATCCGCCTTGGCGTGGACGTGATCGACTACTTCAAGCAGCTCGCGGAAGAAACCGGGATTCCCTACCAGAACCTGATCAACCTCTACCTGCGTGACTGCGTCGCCTCGAAGAGAAAGCCGAATCTGAAGTGGGCGTCGTAGCCGATCGGAAACCTGTAGTCATGCCGGAACGACGATGCGCCTCCTTCTTGCGCAGTATCAGCAGCCCGAGTTGACTCACTGCGACTTCCGTGCCTCCGTCACCCCCTGCGGCGACGTTTCACCTCGAAGCTTCATGAATAACGCGGGTTGGCGACGCCAACGTGTCGTCACGGGCAGGCGGCCGGGTTGGAGTTGGCGCGCTCGGCTCCTTCGGAGGTATGGCCCCAGGAGCCAGCCAGCGCGCAGAGGTCGTTGCGAGAGCGGACAAGGTAGAAGTAGCCCGCTCCTGCGGCGGGGGTGGAAGCGTCTTCGAAGCGGGTATCGGTCGTGTCCGGATCGTCGTCGTTGCGGCAAGCACCGTAGTCGCTGCCGTCGAGGGAGGCCAGGTCACCTCGGGAGACGTCGTAGCGGTCGGCCAGCGCGGCCGGCGACCAGGTGATCACCGACTCGCTGCCGGCTTCGAAGGCGAGGCCCGCTACGCCTCCCGGCGGGCCACCCGCCGGGTCGGCGGGTGCGCAGTCGTCGTCGTCCGTCACTCCGTCGCCGTCCCAGTCGACCTGACAGGCATCGCCGCGCCCGTCGCCGTCGCTGTCGGTCTGGTCGGCGTTGGCCACCAGGGGACAGTTGTCGGGAAGCTGGGTGATGCCGTCTCCGTCTACGTCGTAGGGACTGATCAGCCAGAACCTCGGCCAGATGTCGTCGCTGTAGCCGCCACCACCGTGGGCGATGATGTCATCTAGCCCGTCGCCATTGATGTCGCCCAGAGCCGATGGCCATATCCACTCTCCGGGCTGAGGACCAATGATCAGTACGTCTTCGCTCCCTTGGCCGAGATCGATGTCCAGAGGATACGTGACGGGGCCGTGAAAGACCGAGATCTGGCCGGAGTCCGTGCGGATGTCACTTCCTGCGTCTGCCCCCGAGGCATCTAGCACGAGATCGAGATACCGATCACCATTCGTATCCCCAACGCGAATGGCCGTCGCGGCGCGGTCGCGGATGTTTGCTCCGAAAAGAAGCCCTTCAACCGGTCCCTGCAGATCTATCGCAGGAGGCCAGGGAACTGCGATCTCGACGCTGCGAGCCTCGCCCGCGAGCTTGGATGAGTTGTCGCGTCCCCACGTGCTGTTCGATCCGGCGATGAGTTCAGATGTTCCATCCCTGTCAAGGTCGGCGACAGCGAGTTGCTCGGGACGGGTGAAGGCATCTGCAGGGTCAGGGCCGTAGAGAAGGAGGTCCGATGTATCTACGCCAAGGTCGATTTCAAATGGCCAGGTGTGTCGACCCCGAAACAGATGAATATCCCCGCAGTCTTCGCGCGCATCGACAGGACCGTCCCCGAATCGCGCAGAAACGATCAATTCCGGAATGCCGTCACGATCGACGTCGCCCGCACCCATGCCGGAAGAGAAGCTATCGCCCGGACGACTGTAGATAACGACATCGGCGCCATTACCGCTTCTGAGGTCGATGCTCGGGGGCCAGTTCTGCCGTCCGAAAAGAACGTAGACACGACCCGCGCGCGTTGCGTCAATCTTGTCGTAGGCCATGTGGTCGTCGAGGATCAGGTCGTCGGTGCCGTCTCCATTGACATCGGCAATGACGGGGCTTTCGCAGAGTTTTCCTCCGTAGAACTCACCGTTGATGACCATGCCGGGGTCCACTTCGAGGTCGATCTCGCCGGCGAGATCGGCACTGCCGAAGACCACGTGGGCCTGGCCGGAAGTCCAGCCTCCGGGACGCTCGCGGTCCGCCCATGGGGCACACATGACGATATCGTCGAAACCATCACCGTTGATGTCGCCGCAGGTGACGGCGTCACCTAGCAGATCACTGGAGTGTTGGCCGACGAAGCGGATGGCACGTGCGCTGGCCAGGGAAAGCGGGCCGGTCCATGCGCTCCTCCTGCCGAGGATGACGCTGACCTCTCCGCAGCCATTACGCGAGTTGCCAAAGCCGTCGGCCTCCGGATCGCCGATCACCAAGTCCGCCACGCCGTCGCCGTTGATGTCGCAGGCTGCGGCGCGGTAGGCGAGGTTGTCGCTGAGATCCTCACCATCGATGCGGACCGCATCGGCATCGGTCTGAAGGTCGACCGTGACCGTCTGGCTGAGCGAAGGGGGCGTCAGCCCCACCATCGCGAGAATGGCGATGGTGAAGCTGACGCGCAGAGCGCTCCCGGAGGGAGCTGCCATGGAACGGAGACTCATGGTTGGGCTCCGTCTCCGGCCTTGAACCAGTCGAGGCGGTACCAGACGTCGTGAAAGCTCATGCCCCACTTGCCGAGAATGCCCTTCATGTTGCCGGGGTCGCCCTCAAAAGGACGCCGTACGCTGCATGATCTCCAGTTGCCTTGGGAATCCTGCCAGAATACTGTGCCTTCCACGACTGGATCGTTGCTGGGCGGCTGGCTGTTTGCCACCTCGATCCGCAGCCACACGGGGCGGCTCAGTCCGGCGTAGTTCGGATCCTCGTTCTCGAGTGGCGGCTCCTCACCGGTAATCGGGTCCTCGCAGAAGACGCCCTCCGTGGATGGCAGGGGGTTACCGTTGGAATCGCAACTTGCCTGACCGTATGCATCCGGAAGCCGGAAGGCAACGAGGACTGACCTGTCGCAGTCGCGCACGCCCTTGAGCAGCTTGACGGCATAGGAGGGGGCCTCCCCAGTCGAGGGGTCGACATCCCCGATCCGGGCCTGGATCTGGAGGTTGTAAGGGATGGTCACGCCGCTCGATCGGGCGAGATCCACGCGGAGCTTGGACTCGGCCAGCGAATGGTGAAACTGCTCCTTGGTGGTCTCGTACTGTATGGAGGTGGAAGGCGCAACCAGTGCGTGGCTCCCGTCCTCGGCAATGCGCACTTCGTGAGCCGTGCTGCTGCCGATACCGCGAGATGTCCAGACAGCCTCTGGCCCGAGACCGTCTCCAGGGGGCGTGGCGTCGAGCGCGTGAGTTTCGGGGCGGTCGTAGTCGTCCTGAACCTTCAGATAGATGTCACTGGGGAGGGTCGGCTCGCCGGCAGAGTCGAAGGCGATGGTGCTGTATTCGATGCTGCGATCGGACCAGCAGAGCTTGAGGCCGGAGGCGTCCTCGAAGGTGACGCGGAAGCGCACGCTGCTGTTTTCGGGAAGGCCGGGGGCTCCGAAATCGACGTGATCACCTGGAGCCAGGCCGCCGCTGGGAATGCCGTCGGTGGAGCGATGGGTCCAGAGGGTGTGGAGGAAGCCCGAGGAGTCCACCGTTTCTGCCATCCACCACACGGCATGGGCGTTGCCGTATCCGCTGGGGACGGTTCCGCGCAGCACCATGCCCTGGGCTCGCTCGGAGTCGGCAACCTGTACCGGGGCGGATCCGGGGGAAGGGCAGGGCATCGGATCACCGCCGCCTCCCGGGTCGAGACCGCAGATCTGAACGTAGTACGGATCTCCCTCAGCTTCGGGCGGAGTCAGAGGCTCGTCGGTGGGACATTGGGCGAGGCACTCAGGCACGAGCAAGATGCCGAGGAAGATCAGGAGCAGAATCGAATAACGGACCTTGGGGGGGGGTAGACCCTCTGCGTTTCACTCCAAGCATAGATGCCTCCTTGTCACACCAGCGCGCATCGGGTGGCGCTGGTGCCGGCAGGAGAACGGATCGCAATGCAGGGGGAGTGCGCGCGGAGACGATCCGCGGCTGCGGAGGCACTGGATCTGACGGAGAGTGGCTGCGGTTGGTGTGGTGCCTACCAGCAACATCATCACCCCCTCCCTTCGAGGATGACCTAGTTGATATGTCAGGTGGCAGCCGAATGCAAGCTCTTTTGTCGTGGATCGCAGAGTCGGTGATTGGGGGCTCGGATATTTTGGTCAACAGCAGGAGTGTTCAAGATCTCCCGGGCCGACAGTCCGGGTGATCTTCGGCCCCGCTGTGGACGGCGTTTCGGGTCTGGCTGCTCGTGCGGCAGGCCTCGAAAATGGCGGCCCGGCGGAAGTCATGATCGATGCGCATCTCGCCACCCTCCAGGCACGCATCCGCTCCGAGGGGAGTGAGGTGTTCATCGTGATGGGAGGTTCGCCCTGGCCGGCAGAGACCGACCTGGCTGACGGTGCCGATACGGTGATCCATGGGCGAGGTGGCATGGACGGAGTCGGTGCTTGTCATAGACTACGGTCCGTAGATCTGGCGCGGAGACGCAGCAGGCAGGATCACCGGCAGTGCTGGCCGTGAGCCCGGCTGGGGCCTCGATGGGTGCGCTGGCCGCACGAGAAAAGAGCGTGCGATGAAAAGACAACGGATCCGGAGTCGACGTGGTCGAGGACCACGTGGCGGGCGTGAACCACGCCGTGGAATGGGTCGGAGGCCTGCGGGAGCTTCCGGGTTTCGTCATGGATCGAGATCCGCCCTGGAGACCGCTGGTGGCGTTCTGGATCGCCATGCCCAGCGGGATGGCGCTTGCGAACGAAGTCGTTCATCCCGACGAGGCCGACGGCGCGGTGAAGAGGGCATTGCTCGAGGCCCTCGAGACGGTCCAGGTGGAGCCACGACAGATCGGGCGCTTTCGCGTCGAGAGCGAGGAACTGGCCCGCGAGGTCCGCGAGGTCATCGGAGCCGAGGTCGATGTCATCGTTGCGCCCACACCAGAGATCGACGACCTGGCCGCATATATTCGCGACCAGATGGATGCCGACGCGGAACCGGTGAGCTACCTCGAGGAAGGTAGCATCTCGCCGGAGACGGTCGGCGCCCTCTTCGATGCGGCGGGCGTGTTTTTCTCGACCGCGCCGTGGAAGATCGCGGCGGCGGAGCCGATCCTGCGGGTGGATATCCCATCGCTCGACGTCGAAAGTGCTTGCATCTCCATCGTCGGTGCCGGAGGCAGCGAGCCCGGCTTTCTGCTCTTCCCGTCGGCCCGAGACTTCGAATCGTTTCTCGAGGCCGGCGAGTCGCCGCCGGAGACCGGCGAGGCGGTCGATCTCGGGACTTCCTGGCTGGCTCTCGAGTTGGCAGAGAAAAACTCGTTGTCGGCGACGATGCAGGAGGAGATCGACCGCTTCGGATGGGAAATGGCGCCAGGCGAACTCTGCCCCATCGTGCGGCCTTACGAGCACGACGCCGCGGTCAGGCCGGTGACGCCCCGCGATGTGGAGATTGTCTGGCGCTGTGCGGTAGCGCTGGCGGCGTTCGTCCCGCGTCACGCATCGGTATTCGGAGGGCGAAGCTCGATGCCGGTGTCCGAGTCGTTCACGGGGGATGATGAAGTGCGCGTTCGTTTGACAGCGCCCTATGATGCCTACGATCAATTCGAGGAGTCTGCGGGGGACGTGGTGTTGGATGTCGATCCCTTCGCGGGTGTGGGTCGGAACATCCCTGCGCTTGCGGTAGCGGACGGAAGTACAAGAAGTGTCACCTGCCGCTGCGCGAGGAACAGCAGCGGCTTTTTGCCCGTGCCGCTCACTGTCACCGGCTCGATACGGACGTGGCTTATGAATTGCTGGATCTGGCCGAAGAGGAAGTAGACGACGATCGGTGGCTCAGGACCCTCCGGGGGTTGAACGACGTTGCGCGAGAGGCTCCTCATCTGCTTCGTGTCTTGCTCGCTTACGGACCCGAGTTCGAAGGCGCAACACTTGCTGAAAGGGGCGCCAGGAGGTTCGGCAAGGAGGCGCGGAGGTGGATCGCGGCACAACAGGCGGCCTGGTTCTCCGTCTGGGAAGTGCTCGAAGTCGAAGCGGAACGGGGGGGGGCTGCTGCGCGACCTGATCACCGGAGAGGAGCGGCATGTCCTCGAGCGTGAAGCCTCGCGACAACTCGTCGTCCGAGATGCGCTGCTCGCCAGGATCGTCGACTACGAGGGTCTTTCCCTGATGAGCGCCGTTCATCCGCGTATCTTGCCGCCACGAGAGGCGGCCGAGGTGGTCGAGCGTGCCCGCAAGCACCTGAGGCGAAAGAGTCCTCCCCCGCCGGACCGCCTGCGGAACAGTGCTTTCGCTCGCCACCTGGTCCGGAGCTGGCAACGTCA
The sequence above is drawn from the Acidobacteriota bacterium genome and encodes:
- a CDS encoding S8 family serine peptidase — protein: MQDIGKSGDCVNVYPPNPLSEAWSDARSRGARVHTNSWGGGFNLYGGDSQAIDSFMWDNQDFLILYAAGNEGPGEGTLGIYSNAKNSVTVGASGNGSSRESLYSASSRGPAGDGRMLPDLTAPAAGVSSARSGTSCGWTSKWGTSMATPAVAGTAALAREYFVRGFYPTGAETVADGFEPGAALVKATLLISAREMTGSGGGGSRPNNNQGFGRLTLDDALGFEGEDAATRLTVLDDRDMSTGPATPGAVGSFQLDLPRAGDLRVMLVWTDAPGSSFAGKAQVNALDLEVELADGSLYAGNQGFSGGWTTTTATARDRLNDKEAVYLRFLAAQTATIRVVAHARGDVAAHPQDYALVVVSPASPTGCDAPLPDGVGNSVSHEKSGGELLASWADRGADHYVVYRGESPDFMNASPPPYQDAVTDEDAARPGEQWTDAGALGDGQAHYYLYA
- a CDS encoding SEC-C domain-containing protein; translation: MRGVCGGRGVGCRSLRGCGSEHPCACGSGRKYKKCHLPLREEQQRLFARAAHCHRLDTDVAYELLDLAEEEVDDDRWLRTLRGLNDVAREAPHLLRVLLAYGPEFEGATLAERGARRFGKEARRWIAAQQAAWFSVWEVLEVEAERGGAAARPDHRRGAACPRA
- a CDS encoding VCBS repeat-containing protein, with amino-acid sequence MSLRSMAAPSGSALRVSFTIAILAMVGLTPPSLSQTVTVDLQTDADAVRIDGEDLSDNLAYRAAACDINGDGVADLVIGDPEADGFGNSRNGCGEVSVILGRRSAWTGPLSLASARAIRFVGQHSSDLLGDAVTCGDINGDGFDDIVMCAPWADRERPGGWTSGQAHVVFGSADLAGEIDLEVDPGMVINGEFYGGKLCESPVIADVNGDGTDDLILDDHMAYDKIDATRAGRVYVLFGRQNWPPSIDLRSGNGADVVIYSRPGDSFSSGMGAGDVDRDGIPELIVSARFGDGPVDAREDCGDIHLFRGRHTWPFEIDLGVDTSDLLLYGPDPADAFTRPEQLAVADLDRDGTSELIAGSNSTWGRDNSSKLAGEARSVEIAVPWPPAIDLQGPVEGLLFGANIRDRAATAIRVGDTNGDRYLDLVLDASGADAGSDIRTDSGQISVFHGPVTYPLDIDLGQGSEDVLIIGPQPGEWIWPSALGDINGDGLDDIIAHGGGGYSDDIWPRFWLISPYDVDGDGITQLPDNCPLVANADQTDSDGDGRGDACQVDWDGDGVTDDDDCAPADPAGGPPGGVAGLAFEAGSESVITWSPAALADRYDVSRGDLASLDGSDYGACRNDDDPDTTDTRFEDASTPAAGAGYFYLVRSRNDLCALAGSWGHTSEGAERANSNPAACP
- a CDS encoding BrnT family toxin produces the protein MCGLTFVWDERKNVQNKRKHGVSFEEAQSVFFDDNALEFSDPDHSGDEERFLLIGRSYRLRVLLVCHCFRENDGEIRIISARRATAKERGVYVRDRR
- a CDS encoding CopG family antitoxin, with product MRKEYDLSKMKGRKNPYSKRLKKQVTIRLGVDVIDYFKQLAEETGIPYQNLINLYLRDCVASKRKPNLKWAS